In a genomic window of Parambassis ranga chromosome 24, fParRan2.1, whole genome shotgun sequence:
- the LOC114428462 gene encoding probable G-protein coupled receptor 132 translates to MLPVTDALSPRTNRSFACEPPYEDGRLPLVLLYSAVLVVGLPANLLTVFLTLLQVRKKNVLGVYLWALSLCDLTYLGTLPMWADYVGRGHLWPWSSAACKLTGYIFFNNMYISIFLLCCISCDRYVAVVYSVEARGLRRQRHAVLITLAIVLLVATGHIPVFTMKEGAAAEGSGRCFEPNQSSPTVTAFNYARFAIGFLIPLLLLVVTNHGILANVKRSTGLRQGQKQRVRRLAVAVVVLFLVCFAPYHVILLVRAIIFHFPQLEEGTCLFEKTMYTPYTISLGLSTINSAVNPVLYVLSSNNIRKELWRGLAKVCGRELLRPPSSSSQNKIQPSNQTLDLQAGTRTETQQG, encoded by the coding sequence ATGCTGCCGGTTACTGACGCGCTCTCCCCGAGAACCAACCGGAGCTTCGCGTGCGAGCCGCCGTACGAGGACGGCCGGCTGCCGCTGGTGCTGCTGTACAGCGCCGTGCTGGTCGTGGGTCTGCCCGCGAACCTGCTGACGGTCTTTCTCACCTTGTTGCAGGTGCGCAAGAAGAACGTGCTGGGCGTGTACCTGTGGgctctgtccctgtgtgacCTCACCTACCTGGGCACGCTGCCCATGTGGGCGGACTACGTGGGGAGGGGCCACCTCTGGCCCTGGAGCTCGGCCGCCTGCAAGCTGACGGGCTACATCTTCTTCAACAACATGTACATCAgcatcttcctgctctgctgcatCTCCTGCGACCGCTACGTGGCCGTGGTCTACAGCGTGGAGGCCCGCGGCCTGCGGCGGCAGCGGCACGCCGTCCTCATCACCCTCGCCATCGTGCTGCTGGTGGCCACCGGACACATCCCCGTCTTCACCATGAAGGAGGGCGCCGCCGCAGAGGGCTCGGGGCGCTGCTTCGAGCCGAACCAGAGCAGCCCCACGGTGACGGCCTTCAACTACGCCCGCTTCGCCATCGGGTTCCTGATCCCACTGCTGCTCCTGGTGGTGACGAACCACGGCATCCTGGCCAACGTCAAGCGCAGCACAGGCCTGCGGCAGGGGCAGAAGCAGCGCGTCCGCCGGCTGGCCGTGGCGGTGGTGGTGCTGTTCCTGGTCTGCTTCGCCCCCTACCACGTGATCCTGCTAGTGCGTGCCATCATCTTCCACTTCCCCCAGCTGGAGGAGGGCACCTGCCTCTTCGAGAAGACCATGTACACGCCCTACACCATCTCCCTCGGCCTGTCGACCATCAACAGTGCCGTCAACCCCGTTCTCTACGTCCTGTCCAGCAACAACATCCGCAAGGAGCTGTGGCGGGGACTGGCGAAGGTCTGCGGCCGAGAGCTGCTCAGACCACCATCCAGCAGTAGCCAGAACAAGATCCAGCCCTCCAACCAGACTTTAGACCTGCAGGCTGGGacaaggacagagacacagcagggcTGA
- the vipas39 gene encoding spermatogenesis-defective protein 39 homolog isoform X2 → MMKSKTDEEDYWNSSKFKAFTFDDEDDEFSRLKESKQAVNSIRRLVEEDDDEDDVEKVSWSGEPVGSISWSVRETAASNQRTDRDPAFPRIPADTLVSKSQSGYSLSSLFKGATGRTKGGSFTDSLSESSVRLYAPELRKPKSEYKDYVSDWSPEETVQRMQQGKVVSLEKFRSLQDKLLLLDFAVSAHDGNVITAVLIYLKRTLSKEVLFRELESRQTALRHFIHYLTESREQKLLLELLRVLGRTEDMALLQYKEHLSIADENKRRDFLKSCLSLPFSAEDAAHVQDHYTLLERQIIIEATDRQAERGGKVEIFQKFPRRASILNMPLITTLYYCCFYHYTESEGTYSSPLNIRQTFRISEKQYFVTALAARAKLKEWSDVDALFTSRNWLGFTRKKSPLSFQRVVDILQKNSAPTQVLQEYVGLVDDADLRISLAQKHKCHDIIINTYRDMKDRQLLAGYRGKVERGSPEERKIDQLLNNTQIRWKN, encoded by the exons ATGATGAAGAGTAAAACGGACGAGGAAGACTACTGGAACAGCTCCAAGTTTAAAGCGTTCACCTTCGATGATGAAGACGATGAGTTCAGCAGG TTGAAAGAGTCAAAGCAGGCGGTGAACAGCATCCGGCggctggtggaggaggatgacgaTGAAGATGACGTGGAGAAGGTCAGCTGGAGTGGAGAGCCAGTTGGCA GTATATCCTGGTCCGTCAGAGAGACAGCTGCATCCAATCAGAGGACAGATAGAGACCCCGCCTTCCCCAGAATCCCCGCAGACACACTGGTCAGCAAGAGCCAATCAGGATACTCTCTGAGCTCTCTGTTCAAAGGGGCGACAG GAAGAACCAAGGGGGGGAGCTTCACTGACT CGCTCAGCGAGTCGTCTGTCAGGCTCTACGCTCCTGAGCTCCGGAAACCTAAATCTGAATACAAG GATTATGTCAGTGATTGGTCGCCTGAAGAGACTGTCCAGCGAATGCAGCAAGGAAAG GTGGTGTCTCTGGAGAAGTTTCGGTCTCTGCAGGATAAActtctgctgctggattttgCTGTCAGCGCTCACGATGGAAACGTCATCACTGCT gtttTGATTTATCTAAAGAGGACACTGAGTAAAG AGGTCTTGTTTCGGGAGCTGGAGTCCAGACAGACGGCACTGCGACACTTCATCCACTATCTgactgagagcagagaacagaagctcctgctggagctgctcaG AGTTCTTGGCAGGACAGAGGACATGGCG ctgCTGCAGTATAAAGAACACCTGAGCATCGCAGATGAAAACAAGAGGCGGGACTTTTTGAAGAGCTGCCTCAG cCTTCCTTTTTCTGCTGAGGATGCAGCTCACGTTCAGGACCACTACACTCTGTTGGAGCGGCAGATCATCATTGAG GCGACAGACCGGCAGGCTGAACGTGGAGGGAAGGTGGAAATATTCCAGAAGTTTCCCAGAAGAGCTTCAATCCTCAACATGCCACTGATCACCACACTGTACTACTGCTGCTTCTACCACTACACAGAGTCTGAG GGAACGTACAGCAGTCCGCTGAACATCCGTCAGACCTTCAGG atcTCGGAGAAGCAGTACTTTGTGACAGCGTTAGCGGCGAGGGCGAAGCTGAAGGAGTGGTCAGATGTAGACGCTCTGTTCACCAGCAGGAACTGGCTTGGCTTCACCAGGAAGAAATCGCCACTGAGCTTCCAACGTGTCGTCGACATTCTGCAGAAGAACTCTGCCCCCACACAG GTGCTGCAGGAGTATGTCGGGCTTGTGGACGACGCAGACCTGAGGATCAGTTTGGCACAGAAACACAAGtgtcatgacatcatcatcaat ACATACCGGGACATGAAGGACCGGCAGCTGTTGGCAGGATACAGGGGGAAGGTGGAGAGGGGCTCGCCAGAGGAGCGGAAGATTGATCAGCTGCTCAACAACAcg CAAATCCGCTGGAAGAACTGA
- the vipas39 gene encoding spermatogenesis-defective protein 39 homolog isoform X1, whose translation MMKSKTDEEDYWNSSKFKAFTFDDEDDEFSRLKESKQAVNSIRRLVEEDDDEDDVEKVSWSGEPVGSISWSVRETAASNQRTDRDPAFPRIPADTLVSKSQSGYSLSSLFKGATGRTKGGSFTDSLSESSVRLYAPELRKPKSEYKDYVSDWSPEETVQRMQQGKVVSLEKFRSLQDKLLLLDFAVSAHDGNVITAVLIYLKRTLSKEVLFRELESRQTALRHFIHYLTESREQKLLLELLRVLGRTEDMALLQYKEHLSIADENKRRDFLKSCLSLPFSAEDAAHVQDHYTLLERQIIIEATDRQAERGGKVEIFQKFPRRASILNMPLITTLYYCCFYHYTESEGTYSSPLNIRQTFRISEKQYFVTALAARAKLKEWSDVDALFTSRNWLGFTRKKSPLSFQRVVDILQKNSAPTQVLQEYVGLVDDADLRISLAQKHKCHDIIINTYRDMKDRQLLAGYRGKVERGSPEERKIDQLLNNTVRRGGAPHGQHHVT comes from the exons ATGATGAAGAGTAAAACGGACGAGGAAGACTACTGGAACAGCTCCAAGTTTAAAGCGTTCACCTTCGATGATGAAGACGATGAGTTCAGCAGG TTGAAAGAGTCAAAGCAGGCGGTGAACAGCATCCGGCggctggtggaggaggatgacgaTGAAGATGACGTGGAGAAGGTCAGCTGGAGTGGAGAGCCAGTTGGCA GTATATCCTGGTCCGTCAGAGAGACAGCTGCATCCAATCAGAGGACAGATAGAGACCCCGCCTTCCCCAGAATCCCCGCAGACACACTGGTCAGCAAGAGCCAATCAGGATACTCTCTGAGCTCTCTGTTCAAAGGGGCGACAG GAAGAACCAAGGGGGGGAGCTTCACTGACT CGCTCAGCGAGTCGTCTGTCAGGCTCTACGCTCCTGAGCTCCGGAAACCTAAATCTGAATACAAG GATTATGTCAGTGATTGGTCGCCTGAAGAGACTGTCCAGCGAATGCAGCAAGGAAAG GTGGTGTCTCTGGAGAAGTTTCGGTCTCTGCAGGATAAActtctgctgctggattttgCTGTCAGCGCTCACGATGGAAACGTCATCACTGCT gtttTGATTTATCTAAAGAGGACACTGAGTAAAG AGGTCTTGTTTCGGGAGCTGGAGTCCAGACAGACGGCACTGCGACACTTCATCCACTATCTgactgagagcagagaacagaagctcctgctggagctgctcaG AGTTCTTGGCAGGACAGAGGACATGGCG ctgCTGCAGTATAAAGAACACCTGAGCATCGCAGATGAAAACAAGAGGCGGGACTTTTTGAAGAGCTGCCTCAG cCTTCCTTTTTCTGCTGAGGATGCAGCTCACGTTCAGGACCACTACACTCTGTTGGAGCGGCAGATCATCATTGAG GCGACAGACCGGCAGGCTGAACGTGGAGGGAAGGTGGAAATATTCCAGAAGTTTCCCAGAAGAGCTTCAATCCTCAACATGCCACTGATCACCACACTGTACTACTGCTGCTTCTACCACTACACAGAGTCTGAG GGAACGTACAGCAGTCCGCTGAACATCCGTCAGACCTTCAGG atcTCGGAGAAGCAGTACTTTGTGACAGCGTTAGCGGCGAGGGCGAAGCTGAAGGAGTGGTCAGATGTAGACGCTCTGTTCACCAGCAGGAACTGGCTTGGCTTCACCAGGAAGAAATCGCCACTGAGCTTCCAACGTGTCGTCGACATTCTGCAGAAGAACTCTGCCCCCACACAG GTGCTGCAGGAGTATGTCGGGCTTGTGGACGACGCAGACCTGAGGATCAGTTTGGCACAGAAACACAAGtgtcatgacatcatcatcaat ACATACCGGGACATGAAGGACCGGCAGCTGTTGGCAGGATACAGGGGGAAGGTGGAGAGGGGCTCGCCAGAGGAGCGGAAGATTGATCAGCTGCTCAACAACAcggtgaggagaggaggggcgCCTCATGGTCagcatcatgtgacctga
- the ahsa1a gene encoding activator of 90 kDa heat shock protein ATPase homolog 1a has protein sequence MAKWGEGDPRWIVEERADATNVNNWHWTERDVSSWSSERLRQLLLSIRVEGPEGVCQLTDVNKLDGEASINNRKGKLFFFYEWQLKAGWLGTSCSGLKYRGTVEVSNLSDENDEDDLDISVCLCKDQPNTPLLDLMKRTGVPEMRRVLGKYVQQLKSEFSQGMILPTTDGPKQLPTDLSQKNQIKTSKTQISPTHCPSPAPCPTGIHIPTCSFTLKETFQTSPDELYRTFVNQEFVEVFTRSRAVVDSRRGGRFQMLDGSISGEFTQLVPDQRIQMRWRFRTWPSEHYATVSLDLKDQGDETELKMECHGVPAGEEESTREGWTRFYFQAIKQMFGY, from the exons ATGGCCAAATGGGGGGAAGGAGACCCTCGATGGATCGTGGAGGAGAGAGCGGATGCGACTAACGTCAACAACTGGCACTG GACAGAGCGGGACGTCTCCAGCTGGTCTTCCGAACGCCTCCGTCAGCTGCTCCTCAGCATTCGGGTGGAGGGGCCAGAAGGAGTCTGTCAGCTGACCGACGTCAACAAGCTGGACGGAGAGGCTTCCATCAACAACCGCAAAGGaaaactcttcttcttctacgaGTGGCAGCTGAAGGCTGGCTGGCTgg GCACCTCCTGCAGTGGGCTGAAGTACAGAGGAACTGTCGAAGTGTCCAACTTGTCTGACGAGAATGACGAGGACGATCTGGAT atctctgtgtgtctgtgtaaagaCCAGCCCAACACGCCGCTCCTTGACCTCATGAAGAGGACTGGGGTTCCGGAAATGCGCCGGGTTCTGGGCAAGTATGTCCAGCAGCTCAAATCAG AGTTCAGTCAGGGTATGATCCTTCCCACCACCGATGGACCGAAGCAGCTTCCAACTGATCTGAGCCAGAAGAACCAGATCAAGACCAGCAAAACCCAG ATTAGCCCCACCCACTGCCCTAGCCCCGCCCCCTGTCCCACAGGCATTCATATTCCAACCTGCAGCTTTACCCTGAAAGAAACTTTCCAGACCTCCCCTGATGAACTTTACAGGACATTCGTCAATCAGGAG TTTGTGGAGGTGTTTACAAGATCCAGGGCAGTGGTGGACAGTCGCCGTGGTGGGAggttccagatgctggatgggAGCATCAGTGGAGAGTTCACACAGctg GTCCCAGACCAGAGGATCCAGATGAGGTGGCGATTCAGGACATGGCCCAGTG AGCACTATGCCACTGTCAGCCTGGACCTGAAGGACCAAGGAGATGAGACAGAGCTGAAGATGGAATGTCACGGAGTCCCTGCAGGGGAGGAAGAATCCACCAGGGAAGGCTGGACGCGTTTTTACTTCCAGGCTATCAAACAGATGTTTGGATACTGA
- the LOC114428428 gene encoding transcription factor IIIB 90 kDa subunit-like isoform X1, producing the protein MSSRVCKTCGGSDIDVDQARGSAVCTGCGSVLEDNIIVSEVQFVEGSGGVSSAVGQFVSADGPVKAPLLGSGFHTSVGKESRAQTLQSGKRQIQQLGSQLQLNQHCLDTAFNFFKLVVSKHLTRGRKTEHVIAACLYLVCRTEGTPHMLLDLSDLLQVNVYILGKTFLLLARELCINAPAIDPCLYIPRFAHMLEFGMKTHEVSMTALRLVQRMKRDWMHTGRRPSGLCGAALLVAARMHKFRRSVRDVISVVKVCQTTLRKRLTEFEDTPTSQLTIDEFMKVDLEQECDPPSFTAGQHKAKMQQLEQELARKLDEVEGEISCYKDEIETELEKSRPKLRGIYAAYSKEINPEDDEVLSSLSEHEEVEDTDFHATTEHLTQDFLSQVIQEEKGQGRKTVNDDVRVQEEGPEEEVEPQEEAGPQHQVAPLAIILGNLPSAASLSLQETFQTFDKAEAGGSPDDEQSESGELDLNGIDDQEIDKYILNDKEVQVKTELWMKQNAEYLQEQKEKEERINKEKEQGTYKEKKKKTYKKREQIQASTASEAIEKMLEKKKISSKINYDVLRDLNCGTGSPSRSSDEPPNTTTSQKRLNRRRCRKSSEANQDLAANTCIMGKRFRRLISSTPKKKKLASSVENTVTMATAAAAEPADSDTHSTPQAAPNPVEVEEEEEEVEVEEECVSALQLVGDYGCEVEEEDVF; encoded by the exons atGAGCTCCCGTGTGTGCAAGACCTGCGGGGGTTCTGACATTGATGTGGACCAAGCCCGGGGCAGCGCGGTGTGTACTGGCTGTGGTTCTGTTCTGGAGGACAACATAATCGTCTCTGAGGTCCAGTTTGTGGAGGGAAGCGGAGGCGTCTCCTCTGCTGTGGGACAGTTCGTCTCTGCTGATG GTCCGGTTAAGGCTCCTCTTCTTGGTTCTGGCTTCCACACCAGTGTTGGTAAAGAGTCCCGAGCACAGACCCTCCAGAGTG GCAAGCGTCAGATCCAGCAGCTAGGCAGTCAGCTACAACTTAATCAACACTGCCTGGACACAGCCTTCAACTTCTTCAAACTGGTCGTCAGCAAACACCTAACTCGAGGACGCAAGACAGAGCACGTCATCGCAGCGTGTCTGTACCTAGTGTGCCGCACCGAGGGGACCCCAC ACATGTTGCTGGACCTGAGCGACCTGTTGCAG GTAAATGTTTACATCCTGGGAAAGACCTTCCTGCTGTTGGCTCGTGAGCTCTGCATCAATGCTCCTGCAATCG aCCCCTGCCTGTACATCCCTCGCTTTGCCCACATGTTGGAGTTTGGGATGAAGACTCATGAGGTTTCTATGACGGCTCTTCGTCTCGttcagaggatgaagagagactGGATGCACACAGGACGCCGACCCTCTGGGCTCTGTGGAGCAG CTCTCCTGGTAGCAGCTCGGATGCATAAGTTTCGTCGTTCAGTAAGGGATGTGATCAGTGTGGTGAAGGTCTGCCAGACCACgctgaggaagag GCTGACAGAGTTTGAGGACACACCTACCAGTCAGCTGACCATCGATGAGTTCATGAAAGTAGACCTGGAGCAGGAGTGTgaccctccctccttcactgcAGGACAACACAAAGCCAAGATGCAGCAG ctggagcaggagctggCAAGAAAGCTGGATGAGGTTGAAG GAGAGATCAGCTGCTACAAAGATGAGATTGAAACTGAGCTGGAGAAGAGCCGGCCTAAACTGAGAGGGATCTACGCCGCCTACTCCAAAGAGATCA ATCCTGAGGATGACGAGGTTTTGTCCTCACTATCTGAGCATGAGGAAgtggaggacactgacttccaCGCTACCACTGAGCACCTGACCCAGGACTTCCTGAGTCAGGTAATCCAGGAAGAGAAGGGGCAGGGCAGGAAGACAGTCAATGATGATGTCCGCGTGCAGGAAGAGgggccagaggaggaggtggagccacAGGAGGAGGCGGGGCCACAACATCAGGTTGCTCCTCTGGCCATCATCTTGGGGAATTTGCCCAGTGCTGCTAGCCTCAGCCTACAGGAGACCTTCCAGACATTTGACAAGGCAGAGGCAGGCGGGAGCCCTGATG aTGAGCAGTCAGAGAGCGGGGAGCTGGACCTGAATGGTATTGATGATCAGGAGATTGACAAG TACATCCTGAATGATAAGGAGGTCCAGGTGAAGACAGAGCTGTGGATGAAACAGAATGCTGAATACCTGCAGGAGCAGAAAG agaaggaggagaggataaACAAAGAGAAGGAGCAGGGCACCTACAAGGAGAAG aagaagaagacgtaTAAGAAGCGGGAGCAGATCCAGGCGTCAACAGCAAGTGAGGCGATTGAAAAGATgttggagaagaagaagatctCAAGTAAGATCAACTATGACGTCCTCAGAGATCTGAACTGTGGGACAGGAAGTCCCAGCCGATCCTCTGATGAGccccccaacaccaccacctcaCAGAAAAGACTCAACCGCCGCCGCTGCAGAAAAAGCAGCGAAGCTAACCAGGACCTTGCGGCTAACACCTGCATTATGGGGAAGAG GTTCCGCCGCCTCATTTCCTCCACaccaaaaaagaagaaactcgCCTCTTCG gTAGAAAACACTGTGACCATGgcgacagcagctgcagctgaaccagCTGACTCTGACACTCATTCCACCCCCCAAGCTGCCCCAAACcctgtggaggtggaggaggaggaagaggaggtcgaagtggaggaggagtgtgtcagtgctctgcAGCTTGTCGGAG ATTACGGctgtgaggtggaggaggaggatgtatTTTAG
- the LOC114428428 gene encoding transcription factor IIIB 90 kDa subunit-like isoform X2, with translation MSSRVCKTCGGSDIDVDQARGSAVCTGCGSVLEDNIIVSEVQFVEGSGGVSSAVGQFVSADGPVKAPLLGSGFHTSVGKESRAQTLQSGKRQIQQLGSQLQLNQHCLDTAFNFFKLVVSKHLTRGRKTEHVIAACLYLVCRTEGTPHMLLDLSDLLQVNVYILGKTFLLLARELCINAPAIDPCLYIPRFAHMLEFGMKTHEVSMTALRLVQRMKRDWMHTGRRPSGLCGAALLVAARMHKFRRSVRDVISVVKVCQTTLRKRLTEFEDTPTSQLTIDEFMKVDLEQECDPPSFTAGQHKAKMQQLEQELARKLDEVEGEISCYKDEIETELEKSRPKLRGIYAAYSKEINPEDDEVLSSLSEHEEVEDTDFHATTEHLTQDFLSQVIQEEKGQGRKTVNDDVRVQEEGPEEEVEPQEEAGPQHQVAPLAIILGNLPSAASLSLQETFQTFDKAEAGGSPDDEQSESGELDLNGIDDQEIDKYILNDKEVQVKTELWMKQNAEYLQEQKEKEERINKEKEQGTYKEKKKKTYKKREQIQASTASEAIEKMLEKKKISSKINYDVLRDLNCGTGSPSRSSDEPPNTTTSQKRLNRRRCRKSSEANQDLAANTCIMGKRFRRLISSTPKKKKLASSSPPVPICL, from the exons atGAGCTCCCGTGTGTGCAAGACCTGCGGGGGTTCTGACATTGATGTGGACCAAGCCCGGGGCAGCGCGGTGTGTACTGGCTGTGGTTCTGTTCTGGAGGACAACATAATCGTCTCTGAGGTCCAGTTTGTGGAGGGAAGCGGAGGCGTCTCCTCTGCTGTGGGACAGTTCGTCTCTGCTGATG GTCCGGTTAAGGCTCCTCTTCTTGGTTCTGGCTTCCACACCAGTGTTGGTAAAGAGTCCCGAGCACAGACCCTCCAGAGTG GCAAGCGTCAGATCCAGCAGCTAGGCAGTCAGCTACAACTTAATCAACACTGCCTGGACACAGCCTTCAACTTCTTCAAACTGGTCGTCAGCAAACACCTAACTCGAGGACGCAAGACAGAGCACGTCATCGCAGCGTGTCTGTACCTAGTGTGCCGCACCGAGGGGACCCCAC ACATGTTGCTGGACCTGAGCGACCTGTTGCAG GTAAATGTTTACATCCTGGGAAAGACCTTCCTGCTGTTGGCTCGTGAGCTCTGCATCAATGCTCCTGCAATCG aCCCCTGCCTGTACATCCCTCGCTTTGCCCACATGTTGGAGTTTGGGATGAAGACTCATGAGGTTTCTATGACGGCTCTTCGTCTCGttcagaggatgaagagagactGGATGCACACAGGACGCCGACCCTCTGGGCTCTGTGGAGCAG CTCTCCTGGTAGCAGCTCGGATGCATAAGTTTCGTCGTTCAGTAAGGGATGTGATCAGTGTGGTGAAGGTCTGCCAGACCACgctgaggaagag GCTGACAGAGTTTGAGGACACACCTACCAGTCAGCTGACCATCGATGAGTTCATGAAAGTAGACCTGGAGCAGGAGTGTgaccctccctccttcactgcAGGACAACACAAAGCCAAGATGCAGCAG ctggagcaggagctggCAAGAAAGCTGGATGAGGTTGAAG GAGAGATCAGCTGCTACAAAGATGAGATTGAAACTGAGCTGGAGAAGAGCCGGCCTAAACTGAGAGGGATCTACGCCGCCTACTCCAAAGAGATCA ATCCTGAGGATGACGAGGTTTTGTCCTCACTATCTGAGCATGAGGAAgtggaggacactgacttccaCGCTACCACTGAGCACCTGACCCAGGACTTCCTGAGTCAGGTAATCCAGGAAGAGAAGGGGCAGGGCAGGAAGACAGTCAATGATGATGTCCGCGTGCAGGAAGAGgggccagaggaggaggtggagccacAGGAGGAGGCGGGGCCACAACATCAGGTTGCTCCTCTGGCCATCATCTTGGGGAATTTGCCCAGTGCTGCTAGCCTCAGCCTACAGGAGACCTTCCAGACATTTGACAAGGCAGAGGCAGGCGGGAGCCCTGATG aTGAGCAGTCAGAGAGCGGGGAGCTGGACCTGAATGGTATTGATGATCAGGAGATTGACAAG TACATCCTGAATGATAAGGAGGTCCAGGTGAAGACAGAGCTGTGGATGAAACAGAATGCTGAATACCTGCAGGAGCAGAAAG agaaggaggagaggataaACAAAGAGAAGGAGCAGGGCACCTACAAGGAGAAG aagaagaagacgtaTAAGAAGCGGGAGCAGATCCAGGCGTCAACAGCAAGTGAGGCGATTGAAAAGATgttggagaagaagaagatctCAAGTAAGATCAACTATGACGTCCTCAGAGATCTGAACTGTGGGACAGGAAGTCCCAGCCGATCCTCTGATGAGccccccaacaccaccacctcaCAGAAAAGACTCAACCGCCGCCGCTGCAGAAAAAGCAGCGAAGCTAACCAGGACCTTGCGGCTAACACCTGCATTATGGGGAAGAG GTTCCGCCGCCTCATTTCCTCCACaccaaaaaagaagaaactcgCCTCTTCG TCTCCACCTGTACCCATCTGTCTCTGA
- the LOC114428443 gene encoding BTB/POZ domain-containing protein 6-B-like, with the protein MAAELFSTSLPHSEEVEVLEAKKSLIHFINPEPTAEHDSERDGVQPNNNKDGSAEEGDSWQAAHPTLRERNALMFNNEHMADVHFIVGAPGDTQMIPAHKYVLAVGSSVFGAMFYGDLAEGQSVIHIPDVEPAAFLILLRYMYSDEIKLEADTVLATLYAAKKYIVPALAKACVTFLETSLEAKNACVLLSQSRLFEEPELTQRCWEVIDAQAELALLSEGFCEIDLPTLEIILQRETLNTHEIVVFQALLRWAAAECRRQGLVVTPRNQQVVLGKTLYLVRIPSMTLQEFADGVAQSDVLTLKETHNIFLWFTATNKPRLEFPVVKRAGLVPQKCHRFQSSAYRSNQWRYRGRCDSIQFAVDRRIFMAGLSLYGSSGGTAEYSVKIELKRQGAILAQNLTKFLSDGSSSTFLVWFEHPVQVEQDTFYTVSAVLDGNELSYFGQEGMTEVQCGKVTFQFQCSSDSTNGTGVQGGQIPELVFYC; encoded by the exons ATGGCAGCCGAACTGTTCTCCACCAGCCTCCCTCAcagtgaggaggtggaggtgctggAGGCGAAGAAGAGTTTGATCCATTTCATTAACCCGGAGCCGACAGCCGAACATGACAGCGAGCGTGACGGTGTTcagccaaacaacaacaaagacggCAGCGCTGAGGAGGGGGACAGCTGGCAGGCAGCCCACCCCACTCTCAGAGAGag GAATGCACTGATGTTTAACAATGAGCACATGGCGGACGTTCACTTTATCGTTGGTGCTCCAGGAGACACTCAGATGATTCCAGCTCATAAG TATGTCCTGGCGGTGGGTAGCTCAGTGTTTGGGGCCATGTTTTATGGAGATCTGGCAGAGGGGCAGTCTGTCATTCACATCCCTGATGTGGAGCCAGCAGCTTTCCTCATCCTGCtgag gtacatgtacagtgatgagaTCAAGCTGGAGGCTGACACCGTGCTCGCCACGCTCTATGCTGCTAAGAAGTACATCGTCCCTGCATTGGCAAAGGCCTGCGTCACCTTCCTGGAGACAAGCTTGGAGGCAAAGAACGCCTGCGTCCTGCTGTCTCAGAGCCGGCTGTTTGAGGAGCCTGAGTTGACGCAGCGCTGCTGGGAGGTTATTGATGCTCAAGCTGAGCTCGCTCTGCTGTCTGAAGGGTTCTGTGAGATTGACCTGCCTACACTAGAAATCATTCTGCAGAGAGAAACACTTAACACCCACGAGATTGTGGTGTTTCAGGCTCTGCTGAGGtgggcagcagcagagtgtcGGCGCCAGGGCCTGGTGGTTACACCAAGGAACCAGCAGGTAGTGCTGGGCAAAACTCTGTACCTGGTACGAATCCCTTCCATGACACTGCAGGAGTTTGCAGATGGAGTGGCACAGTCGGATGTGCTGACACTGAAAGAAACTCACAACATCTTCCTATGGTTCACTGCCACCAATAAACCCAGACTTGAGTTCCCTGTGGTGAAGCGGGCCGGCTTGGTGCCACAGAAGTGCCACCGTTTCCAGTCCTCAGCATACCGCAGCAACCAGTGGCGCTACAGGGGCCGGTGTGACAGTATCCAGTTTGCTGTCGATCGAAGGATCTTCATGGCAGGGCTAAGTCTCTACGGGTCAAGTGGAGGGACGGCCGAGTACAGTGTGAAGATCGAATTGAAGAGGCAAGGAGCTATTTTAGCCCAAAACCTCACCAAGTTCCTGTCAGACGGGTCCAGCAGCACCTTTCTGGTGTGGTTTGAACACCCGGTCCAAGTGGAACAGGACACCTTCTACACTGTAAGTGCCGTCCTGGATGGAAACGAGCTGAGTTACTTCGGCCAGGAGGGGATGACTGAGGTGCAGTGTGGGAAAGTGACCTTCCAGTTCCAGTGTTCATCGGACAGCACCAATGGCACCGGTGTGCAGGGGGGGCAGATTCCAGAGCTGGTCTTCTACTGCTGA